In the genome of Kluyveromyces marxianus DMKU3-1042 DNA, complete genome, chromosome 1, one region contains:
- the HSH155 gene encoding U2 snRNP complex subunit HSH155: protein MKSVDFKKPSEMRSLVSQYTAPKDALESTLGSDEVEDELMANQKRRQVYEKQSEYHKRRFERSLDGKGEDTEAPDSNKRQKTEHNDKEKEQEQDGYMLPTTSRNVVQALSEEVITEVPGVPNLQFFKPSDKAHFALLFDERSESDLSEEERKRKQLLKLVLRIKNGLPSSRKIAFKILARKVAFFGPSICFDTILPILLDKTLEDHEHQMMLKLIDRILLQLQDSVKPYTGKILMVVSPMLIDPVILTRATGRDIISNLAKAVGLPTMIYTMRPDLDHDDEYVRNTSARAMAVVAKALGVNQLVPFLRLVCKSKKSWKARHTGIKTVQQIAILMGIGVLPYLNDLISCIDKGLIDDHLPVRIMTAQAVSSLAQSCQPYGIECFNPVLEPLWRGIKRNRGRELAASLKSLGFLIPLMDPDYASYYTEEVMRIVKREFNSPNDEMKKTVLFVIQKCSVTEGVTSKYLREELAPEFFKQFWIRRTALDRQLNKIVVFTTVLLAEKLGSAFTLEKLLPPLKDESEPFRTMAAHAVNRVVKKLGTNDVDDRLEARLLDALLIAFQDQTDGEKIVYTALGNTAKSLDTRMKPYVAPISSTILEHLKHKKPMVRSFAANLCTILIPVFKRCGEMALINKFNIILFESLGEVYPEVLASIIFAMDKIASQIPFSELQPPPNQILPTLTPILRNSHSLVQESTVKLVGKIARRGPEYVSPKEWMRICFELLEMLKSPVMPIRRAANKTFGYIAKAIGPQDVLVTLLNNLKVQERQLRVCTSVAIGIVAKTCGPFIVIPALMNEYRTPDTNVQNGILKAFAFMLEYIGPMSKDYVYPLIPLLQDALTDRDLVHRQTAATCLKHLAVNCAGRGLEDAFVHCMNLLFPNIFETSPHVISRIIEGIDGLRTALGPGVAMNYVWAGLFHPAKNVRTAYWKLFNSACVSQPDALVPYYPVNEVDELNLIL, encoded by the coding sequence atgaagagtGTTGATTTCAAGAAACCGAGCGAAATGCGCTCGTTAGTCAGCCAATATACTGCTCCGAAAGATGCATTAGAATCAACTTTGGGGAGCGATGAGGTTGAAGATGAGTTAATGGCTAACCAGAAACGGCGTCAAGTGTACGAAAAACAATCGGAGTACCATAAGAGACGGTTTGAGCGGTCATTGGATGGCAAAGGTGAAGATACGGAGGCGCCTGATAGTAATAAAAGGCAGAAAACTGAGCAcaatgataaagaaaaggaacaagaacaagatggTTACATGTTACCGACTACATCACGAAATGTTGTTCAAGCACTTTCAGAGGAGGTGATAACTGAAGTCCCTGGTGTTCCAAACCTTCAGTTTTTCAAGCCATCGGATAAGGCACATTTTGCACTTTTGTTTGATGAGAGATCTGAAAGCGATTTgagtgaagaagaaaggaaacgCAAGCAGCTTTTGAAATTAGTTCTTAGGATTAAGAATGGGCTACCAAGTTCCAGAAAAATAGCGTTTAAGATCCTTGCACGGAAGGTGGCCTTTTTTGGACCATCAATATGCTTTGATACCATATTACCAATTCTCTTAGATAAGACTTTAGAAGATCATGAACACCAAATGATGCTAAAGCTTATTGATAGGATATTATTACAACTACAAGATTCAGTTAAACCATATACGGGCAAGATTCTTATGGTCGTTAGCCCTATGCTCATTGATCCTGTGATACTAACAAGGGCCACTGGGAGAGATATAATTTCTAATTTGGCAAAGGCAGTTGGCTTGCCAACCATGATATATACGATGAGGCCAGATTTGGATCACGATGATGAATACGTACGGAATACATCAGCAAGGGCTATGGCGGTAGTAGCGAAGGCTCTTGGGGTAAATCAGCTAGTTCCATTCTTAAGATTAGTTTGTAAATCTAAGAAGAGCTGGAAAGCTAGGCACACTGGTATAAAAACAGTGCAACAAATAGCAATACTAATGGGAATAGGGGTATTACCGTATCTTAATGATCTTATTTCATGTATTGATAAAGGGTTGATTGATGATCATCTTCCAGTAAGAATAATGACAGCGCAAGCAGTGTCATCACTAGCCCAAAGCTGTCAACCTTACGGTATCGAATGCTTCAATCCTGTGCTTGAACCACTATGGAGAGGAATAAAACGGAATAGAGGACGAGAACTAGCTGCATCATTGAAATCGTTGGGATTCCTTATACCATTGATGGATCCTGACTATGCCTCCTATTATACCGAAGAAGTGATGAGAATCGTTAAAAGGGAATTTAATTCACCTAATGatgaaatgaagaaaactGTTTTATTCGTTATACAAAAGTGTTCTGTTACAGAAGGTGTAACATCAAAATATTTAAGAGAAGAACTAGCGCctgaatttttcaagcaGTTTTGGATTCGGAGAACAGCACTTGATAGACAGCTCAATAAAATCGTCGTGTTCACTACTGTTTTGCTTGCAGAAAAACTTGGTTCAGCTTTTACCTTGGAGAAACTCTTGCCACCGCTCAAGGATGAGTCAGAGCCCTTCCGTACTATGGCCGCACATGCAGTTAACCGGGTTGTAAAGAAACTAGGAACAAATGATGTTGACGATAGGTTAGAAGCTAGACTACTCGATGCTTTACTAATTGCTTTCCAAGACCAAACCGATGGAGAAAAGATCGTATACACAGCTTTAGGTAACACTGCCAAATCTTTAGATACCAGAATGAAACCATACGTGGCGCCAATTTCGAGCACAATATTAGAACATTTAAAGCATAAAAAACCTATGGTCAGATCATTTGCTGCAAATTTATGTACCATTCTCATTCCGGTATTCAAACGATGCGGAGAGATGGCGCTCATAAACAAGTTCAATATCATCCTATTCGAGTCTTTAGGAGAAGTGTATCCTGAGGTATTGGCGTCAATCATTTTTGCCATGGACAAAATCGCATCTCAAATACCATTTTCTGAATTGCAACCCCCTCCAAATCAGATATTACCCACTTTGACACCCATCTTAAGAAATAGTCATTCTCTTGTACAAGAGTCAACAGTAAAGCTTGTTGGAAAGATTGCAAGACGCGGGCCAGAGTATGTGTCACCGAAGGAATGGATGAGAATATGCTTTGAGTTGTTAGAAATGCTAAAGAGCCCTGTGATGCCAATCAGAAGAGCAGCAAACAAAACGTTTGGTTATATTGCAAAAGCTATTGGTCCTCAGGACGTTTTGGTTACTTTGCTAAACAATCTAAAGGTTCAAGAGCGTCAACTTCGTGTTTGTACATCAGTGGCTATAGGTATTGTTGCCAAGACTTGTGGTCCATTCATTGTAATTCCTGCTCTAATGAACGAGTACAGAACACCAGATACAAATGTTCAAAATGGTATCTTAAAAGCATTTGCATTTATGTTAGAGTATATTGGACCAATGTCGAAGGATTATGTATACCCATTGATACCTCTCCTTCAAGATGCTTTAACTGACAGGGACCTAGTTCATCGGCAAACTGCAGCAACATGTTTAAAGCACTTAGCAGTAAATTGTGCTGGAAGAGGTTTAGAGGATGCATTTGTCCATTGCATGAACTTATTATTCCCTAATATTTTCGAGACTTCTCCACATGTTATATCGAGGATCATCGAAGGTATTGATGGTTTAAGAACTGCATTGGGTCCAGGCGTTGCCATGAATTACGTGTGGGCAGGATTATTCCACCCTGCAAAAAATGTTCGGACTGCGTACTGGAAACTCTTTAATTCTGCATGTGTTAGTCAACCAGACGCCCTAGTGCCGTACTATCCGGTTAATGAAGTGGATGAACTTAACTTAATACTTTAG
- the APL6 gene encoding AP-3 complex subunit beta → MVDSIQRITSALQSARDLTLGAAAVASSRIGESSYTQYSKSIDPDALIRLLNSRNSREVKDAMKRIMSLLATNDQTMELRGLLADVLKNITSDDLKVKRMVCIYLLRFAESDPNLALLSVNTIQKSLVERDPEAKALALKALSDINVSSLYPITLQSVKKCVSDVSPLVRSTSAFAVYKLFQECVAASSRKGATAHHQDDGVADMRKNELVSLIVDLLADADPLVISSAIIVLHNCIPDRLDLLHGHFRRYCQALTSLSHWAQPLLVESLIQYSRRYIERPKYVNKNDQSEIPVPFNQDEDETLGPEFFKDHELVMDPDLELFLNSLRPLLFSSNAAVVASVAKAVFHLAPLSKFREFGIPQCLIKSFQLSSNENKCVILQVIAYYSVYDPRSFARLYQSFLPANNDDSLVGSYKLKIISILINESNVQNIVRELKHHISSSSDTAIVKQALSTLVVCAYVSNGICSHVIKWLLEFMETDELKDVEVTSELVNVLRHLIQINPSKNLSVMIKLSEIITTTDNLSGYAKAGIIWLFGEYLHTEPRIVPDILRKLIPNFAEESKECRMQILILAAKILSFDIDKSEGTYDFENSRIAQLYDAVIYLAKFDDDFDIRDKARSFDSLFTNQRYEILTLLLQAPKPWPAFSVFSYEDKAKDIAHLDLSQEVVNSFQAEEWNNDREEEVDRTPAPVNDFMKNKSSISSSTFFANRSRNTEPRTMESPSFIKSPSPDVTTFTSSKGKTYKLQSLEEFFADVPERPKTKKKIVIQEESETDSAEESEESEDDDDDDDESENSEDDENEDDEDDDEEEEEEDDDDNSNESESSNHILLSPDN, encoded by the coding sequence ATGGTAGATTCGATCCAACGTATCACTTCGGCGCTGCAATCGGCCAGAGACCTCACTTTAGgggcagcagcagttgcCAGTTCGAGGATTGGAGAATCATCATACACACAGTACTCGAAATCGATCGATCCAGATGCATTGATACGCCTTTTGAACTCGAGAAACTCGCGCGAAGTGAAGGATGCAATGAAAAGAATCATGTCATTATTGGCGACGAATGACCAGACGATGGAATTGAGGGGGTTGTTGGCtgatgttttgaagaatatcacTTCTGATGATCTAAAAGTGAAGCGTATGGTGTGTATTTACTTGCTGCGATTCGCGGAATCGGACCCTAACTTGGCGTTGTTGTCGGTGAACACTATACAAAAGAGTCTTGTTGAGAGGGACCCAGAGGCGAAAGCGCTTGCATTGAAGGCGTTATCGGACATAAATGTGTCGTCACTCTACCCTATAACGCTGCAATCGGTGAAGAAATGCGTTTCGGACGTGAGTCCGTTGGTTCGTTCGACTTCGGCTTTCGCCGTGTACAAGCTTTTCCAGGAATGCGTTGCAGCTTCTTCGAGAAAGGGGGCGACGGCGCATCACCAGGACGATGGTGTGGCAGATATGAGGAAGAATGAGCTTGTGTCATTGATTGTGGACTTGTTGGCCGATGCGGACCCGCTCGTTATATCCAGTGCTATCATTGTGCTTCACAACTGCATCCCAGATAGATTAGATCTTTTGCATGGCCACTTCCGCAGATATTGCCAGGCTTTGACGTCCTTGTCCCACTGGGCACAACCATTATTGGTGGAGAGCCTTATCCAATATTCAAGACGGTATATTGAAAGGCCCAAATACGTTAACAAAAATGATCAAAGCGAGATCCCGGTCCCCTTCAACcaagatgaagacgaaACTCTGGGCCCTGAATTTTTCAAGGATCACGAGCTTGTAATGGATCCCGATTTAGAGCTTTTCCTAAACTCGTTGAGACCCTTGCTCTTTTCGTCAAATGCTGCCGTAGTGGCAAGTGTAGCCAAGGCCGTTTTCCATTTGGCGCCCCTTTCCAAGTTTAGAGAATTTGGCATACCGCAGTGTCTCATCAAGAGCTTCCAATTGAGCTCCAATGAGAATAAATGCGTGATATTACAAGTTATAGCATATTACTCGGTGTACGATCCCCGCTCTTTCGCTCGCTTATACCAAAGCTTCCTTCCTGCGAACAACGATGACTCTCTTGTCGGATCTTACAAACTTAAGATTATTTCCATTCTAATCAATGAGAGCAATGTCCAAAATATCGTGCGTGAATTGAAACATCACATTTCGTCATCCAGCGATACAGCAATAGTAAAACAAGCTCTCAGTACCCTTGTGGTATGCGCCTACGTTTCAAACGGTATATGTTCGCATGTAATCAAATGGTTACTAGAATTTATGGAAACTGATGAATTGAAGGATGTAGAAGTGACCAGCGAGCTTGTGAATGTTCTTCGTCACCTAATTCAAATTAATCCTTCCAAAAACTTGTCAGTTATGATAAAACTTTCGGAAATTATCACAACAACAGATAATCTATCTGGATATGCCAAAGCCGGAATTATTTGGCTCTTCGGGGAGTATCTACACACAGAACCCAGAATTGTTCCCGATATCTTGCGAAAGTTGATCCCCAACTTTGcagaagaatcaaaggAATGTAGGATGCAAATCCTTATATTAGCGGCAAAGATACTATCGTTTGATATCGACAAATCTGAAGGTACTTATGACTTTGAAAATTCAAGAATAGCACAATTATATGATGCTGTAATATATCTTGCGAagtttgatgatgattttgatatCCGAGACAAAGCCAGATCATTCGATTCTTTATTCACGAATCAAAGATACGAGATCTTGACGTTGTTGTTACAGGCTCCAAAACCTTGGCCTGCTTTCTCCGTATTCAGCTATGAAGATAAAGCAAAGGACATTGCGCATCTCGATTTATCACAGGAGGTGGTTAACTCTTTCCAAGCGGAAGAATGGAATAATGATCGTGAGGAAGAAGTAGATAGAACACCAGCCCCAGTTAATGACTTCATGAAGAATAAGTCAAGTATCTCATCTAGTACATTCTTTGCCAACAGATCGAGAAATACAGAGCCACGAACAATGGAGTCCCCCTCCTTCATCAAATCACCCAGTCCTGACGTCACCACATTTACTTCTTCTAAGGGTAAAACTTACAAACTACAAAGTTTAGAGGAATTCTTTGCTGATGTCCCTGAAAGACcaaagacaaagaagaagattgttattcaagaagaatCGGAAACTGATTCCGCAGAAGAGTCCGAAGAAtcagaagatgacgacgacgatgacgatgagAGTGAAAATAgcgaagatgatgaaaatgaagacgatgaagacgatgatgaagaagaagaagaagaagatgatgatgataactCAAATGAATCAGAGAGTAGCAATCATATTCTGCTTTCACCAGATAACTGA
- the ABZ2 gene encoding aminodeoxychorismate lyase ABZ2, which yields MMDSSALDAIKQKIVRNVVIPDFDFSKQEFQILATIRYDPNFTHVFASQELVETDDDFSSQLDPQLTSLMDSSSFLQQSDDSVGKDDFLEYLDYNDTSNSSVLSSPISGIFDMSSSGVFHRDPVLQGLYETANYSVKAGASQGQSQSPGEDESTDASLWSIYYNRFFLLGEHYKRLKLALDFFQWPLALTPKVFLTQLVHSLPVQGSMSIEDKMRALLNVNVSYKMRVLVSKDGNMKIEAHELPRFPGYFPDTHEYIVRNLLSGFLDGEPTWDVYINTEPINVSPFTTFKTTKREHYNKARENMEQLKRDIPDQRPKSEILVYNNLYQLMEGSITNVAVKSQVGTDSDAVRYTTPYLASGCLCGVTRYFLLRKGLLQEDAIDIRDLHLGDEIILFNGIMGCVKGVIRNSVDFSGV from the coding sequence ATGATGGATAGTTCAGCTTTGGACGCTATCAAGCAGAAGATTGTTCGCAACGTCGTGATACCGGATTTCGACTTTTCAAAACAGGAATTCCAGATTCTAGCAACGATACGGTACGACCCTAATTTCACGCATGTGTTTGCGAGCCAGGAGCTTGTGGAAACAGACGACGATTTCTCGTCACAGCTGGACCCGCAATTGACGAGTTTGATGGACAGTTCGAGTTTTTTGCAGCAGAGCGATGATAGTGTTGGCAAGGACGATTTTCTTGAGTATTTGGATTATAATGATACTAGCAATTCGAGTGTGCTTTCGAGTCCGATATCTGGGATATTCGACATGAGTTCATCAGGAGTGTTTCATAGGGATCCTGTACTGCAGGGGCTGTATGAGACGGCGAATTACAGCGTCAAAGCGGGGGCTAGCCAGGGGCAAAGCCAGAGTCCAGGCGAAGATGAAAGTACAGATGCCAGTTTATGGTCGATATACTATAATCGGTTTTTCCTGCTGGGAGAGCATTACAAGAGGTTGAAATTGGCGCTTGATTTTTTCCAGTGGCCGCTGGCGTTGACTCCCAAGGTGTTCTTGACGCAATTGGTGCATTCGTTGCCCGTGCAAGGGTCGATGTCCATCGAGGATAAGATGAGAGCGCTTTTGAACGTCAATGTGTCATACAAGATGCGAGTTCTTGTTAGCAAGGACGGGAATATGAAAATCGAGGCCCACGAGTTGCCCAGGTTTCCAGGGTATTTCCCCGATACGCACGAGTACATTGTGAGGAACTTACTTTCTGGGTTCCTCGATGGAGAGCCGACGTGGGACGTTTACATCAATACAGAGCCAATTAATGTGTCGCCTTTCACTACGTTCAAGACCACGAAAAGAGAACATTACAACAAGGCCAGAGAAAATATGGAGCAATTGAAGCGGGATATTCCAGACCAGAGACCCAAATCTGAGATCTTGGTATATAACAACCTTTACCAGCTGATGGAGGGATCCATAACCAATGTGGCTGTCAAGTCGCAAGTAGGGACCGATTCAGATGCCGTCAGATACACAACGCCATACCTCGCTTCGGGATGTTTATGCGGGGTAACGCGATACTTCTTGCTGAGGAAAGGTCTGCTCCAAGAAGATGCCATTGACATAAGAGACCTGCATCTAGGCGATGAGATAATACTCTTCAACGGTATTATGGGCTGCGTGAAAGGCGTCATCAGAAACTCTGTAGACTTTTCAGGTGTATAA
- the BUD32 gene encoding serine/threonine protein kinase BUD32, with protein MSSEIIAGISSVLTENIPLTPISQGAEAVVFTSPVHPYLPPQVAASDDEALYILKYRPEKKYRHPVIDKALTKHRTLGEARLLAKLRLIDGLNVPKLIGCDPYHGCIWLEFLGEDLPNGHGFSNLKNFLWMNASDPYSDLVKEVLIKVGKQIGLMHWNDFCHGDLTSSNIVLVRSGDHWEPYLIDFGLGSISTLVEDKGVDLYVLERAIISTHSSFSERYNGWILEGFKSVFEANGKVGLGKYKELIKRFEEVRLRGRKRSMIG; from the coding sequence ATGTCATCAGAAATTATTGCTGGTATTTCCAGCGTTCTCACTGAGAATATTCCGTTGACCCCGATATCTCAAGGTGCAGAAGCAGTGGTTTTCACATCGCCAGTCCATCCATACTTACCACCTCAGGTAGCAGCAAGCGATGATGAGGCACTATATATCCTAAAGTACAGGCCTGAAAAGAAGTATAGACACCCAGTCATTGACAAGGCTCTCACGAAACATCGTACCTTGGGAGAAGCAAGACTTCTCGCCAAATTGAGATTAATCGACGGTTTGAATGTTCCAAAGCTCATAGGATGTGATCCATACCACGGCTGTATATGGCTAGAATTTTTGGGAGAAGATTTACCAAATGGCCATGGGTTCAGtaacttgaagaacttcttgtGGATGAATGCGAGCGATCCATATTCCGATTTGGTAAAGGAAGTATTGATCAAAGTTGGTAAGCAAATAGGACTAATGCATTGGAACGATTTCTGCCACGGTGACTTGACCAGCTCCAATATAGTGTTGGTGAGATCTGGCGACCATTGGGAGCCATATCTTATTGATTTTGGTCTTGGATCGATTTCCACTCTAGTGGAGGATAAAGGTGTAGATTTGTATGTGCTTGAAAGAGCAATCATTAGTACGCACTCGTCATTTTCCGAAAGGTATAACGGATGGATTCTAGAAGGGTTCAAGAGTGTGTTCGAAGCCAATGGGAAAGTAGGATTGGGCAAATACAAGGAATTAATAAAGAGATTTGAAGAGGTCCGGCTGCGTGGTAGAAAGAGAAGTATGATCGGATGA
- the MES1 gene encoding methionine--tRNA ligase MES1 (cytoplasmic) has protein sequence MASQISFDQSKLHTATLQLANNIKLAYALLSAPASLKLEENSEVSVSQLIVGSSGFRLFDANAILRYVLNDFESEESDEYSFAVSSLEALASHKDQIKEHVTESVKKSIETYLTSVEEPLSATRIVTFANSYALDSAAVEAKFPLASVPEKLQKAVALAKSKAVRSSTDYKHTGAVNVSQEYLMKSQGSEILPKDGERNILITSALPYVNNVPHLGNIVGSVLSADIYARYTKGRNYNTLFVCGTDEYGTATETKALEDGVTPRELCDKYHKIHADVYKWFQIGFDYFGRTTTEKQTEIAQDIFLKLNDRGYLEEQSMKQLYCPVHKGYLADRYVEGTCPKCGYEDARGDQCDKCGALLNPFELIDPRCKLDEGKPEPRNSDHIFLSLDKLEPQIKEWNEKASSKGEWSKNSKTITQSWLKEGLHPRCITRDLVWGTPVPLEKYQDKVLYVWFDACIGYVSITANYTDKWENWWKNPDNVDLYQFMGKDNVPFHTVIFPGSQLGTGEDWTMLHHLNTTEYLQYEGGKFSKSRSIGVFGNNAQEIGLSPSVWRYYLASVRPETSDSQFSWSDFAARNNSELLANLGNFVNRVVKFVNAKYNGVVPEYKVENLPGYDQLKKDLDEILANYVNTMEHVHLRRGLEIAMSLSSRGNQFLQENKLDNSLFAQQPDKSDAVVGVALNIIYTVASIMAPFIPETSETIYRMLNAPPLRIDDHFNLPIRAGHNINKAEYLFTRIDEKDVEEWRKRYAGKQV, from the coding sequence atggCTTCCCAAATATCTTTTGACCAATCTAAGCTGCATACTGCAACTTTGCAGCTTGCCAACAATATAAAGTTGGCTTACGCACTTTTGTCCGCTCCTGCCAGCttgaaattggaagaaaacagTGAAGTTTCCGTTTCGCAATTGATTGTTGGCTCTAGTGGTTTCCGTTTGTTCGATGCCAATGCCATTTTAAGATATGTTTTGAACGATtttgaatctgaagaaTCTGATGAATACAGCTTTGCAGTGTCTTCTCTTGAGGCTCTAGCCTCCCATAAGGATCAGATCAAGGAGCATGTTACTGAATCTGTGAAGAAATCTATTGAAACATACTTGACTAGTGTTGAGGAGCCTTTGTCTGCTACCAGAATTGTGACTTTTGCCAATTCGTATGCTTTGGATTCTGCTGCAGTTGAAGCTAAGTTCCCTCTAGCTTCTGTGCCAGAAAAGTTGCAAAAGGCTGTGGCATTGGCTAAGTCCAAGGCCGTTCGTTCCTCTACCGATTACAAGCACACTGGTGCTGTGAACGTGTCTCAAGAATACTTGATGAAGTCCCAAGGTTCTGAAATTTTGCCAAAGGATGGTGAGCGTAACATTTTGATCACATCTGCCTTGCCATATGTTAACAATGTTCCACATTTGGGTAACATCGTCGGTAGTGTGCTATCGGCAGATATCTACGCCCGTTACACCAAGGGTAGAAACTACAACACTCTTTTCGTTTGTGGTACTGACGAATACGGTACTGCTACCGAGACAAAGGCTTTGGAAGACGGTGTTACTCCACGTGAACTTTGTGACAAGTACCACAAGATCCATGCGGATGTGTACAAATGGTTCCAAATCGGGTTTGATTACTTCGGTAGAACCACCACGGAAAAGCAGACTGAGATCGCTCAAGAtatcttcttgaagttgaacGACAGAGGATACCTGGAAGAACAAAGTATGAAACAACTCTACTGTCCTGTCCACAAGGGTTACTTGGCTGATAGATATGTGGAAGGTACTTGTCCAAAGTGTGGATATGAGGACGCCCGTGGTGACCAATGTGACAAGTGTGGTGCATTGTTGAATCCATTCGAGTTGATCGACCCTCGTTGTAAGTTGGACGAAGGTAAGCCAGAGCCACGTAACTCTGACCACATTTTCTTGTCCTTGGACAAGCTTGAACCACAAATCAAGGAATGGAATGAAAAGGCTTCCTCAAAGGGTGAATGGTCCAAGAATTCCAAGACTATTACTCAATCTTGGTTGAAGGAAGGTCTACATCCTCGTTGTATCACCAGAGATTTGGTCTGGGGTACCCCAGTTCCACTAGAAAAGTACCAAGACAAGGTGTTGTACGTTTGGTTCGACGCTTGTATCGGTTACGTCTCGATCACTGCAAACTACACTGACAAGTGGGAAAACTGGTGGAAGAACCCAGACAACGTCGACTTGTACCAATTCATGGGTAAAGACAACGTTCCATTCCACACCGTTATCTTCCCAGGTTCCCAACTTGGTACTGGCGAAGACTGGACCATGCTACATCACTTGAACACTACCGAATACTTACAATACGAAGGTGGTAAGTTCTCCAAGTCTAGAAGTATCGGTGTGTTCGGTAACAATGCCCAAGAAATTGGTCTATCCCCAAGTGTATGGAGATACTACTTGGCTTCCGTTAGACCAGAAACCTCAGACTCTCAGTTCTCCTGGAGCGATTTCGCTGCAAGAAACAACAGTGAACTTCTAGCAAACTTGGGTAACTTCGTTAACAGAGTTGTCAAGTTCGTTAACGCCAAATACAACGGTGTGGTTCCTGAGTACAAGGTCGAAAACCTACCAGGTTACgatcaattgaagaaggacTTGGACGAAATCTTAGCAAACTATGTCAACACCATGGAACACGTTCATTTGAGACGTGGTTTGGAAATTGCCATGTCGCTATCTTCTCGTGGTAACCAATTCTTGcaagaaaacaaattgGACAATTCTTTGTTCGCTCAACAACCTGATAAATCTGATGCCGTTGTAGGTGTTGCTTTGAACATCATTTACACCGTCGCATCCATCATGGCTCCATTCATCCCAGAAACTTCAGAGACCATCTATAGAATGTTGAATGCTCCTCCACTACGCATTGACGACCACTTCAACCTTCCTATCAGAGCAGGCCATAACATCAACAAGGCTGAATACTTGTTCACCCGTATCGATGAGAAggatgttgaagaatggAGGAAGAGATATGCTGGAAAGCAAGTTTGA